In Pseudomonas alcaliphila JAB1, a single window of DNA contains:
- a CDS encoding nucleobase:cation symporter-2 family protein, with product MTSTTQRPEDENLGLGSNLLYGLQHVLTMYGGIVAVPLIVGQAAGLSPADIGLLIAASLFVGGAATLLQTIGLPFFGCQLPLVQGVSFASVATIVAIVGANGGEGGLPVVFGAVIGAAAIGLLITPIFSKITKFFPPLVTGIVITTIGLTLMPVAARWAMGGNSSAADFGSMANIGLAAFTLTTVLLLSKVGSATISRLSILLAMVIGTLVAVAFGMADFSKVSEGPLLAFPAPLHFGMPVFEVAAIISMLIVVMVILVETSADILAVGDIIDTKVDSRRLGNGLRADMIASVVAPLFGSFTQSAFAQNVGLVAVTGVKSRYVVATGGLILVTLGLLPIMGRVIAAVPTSVLGGAGIVLFGTVAASGIRTLAKVDYRNNMNLVIVATSIGFGMIPIAMPSFYHHFPAWFETIFHSGISSAAIMAILLNLLFNHFTAGNSDQQSVFVAGTERSLRYRDIAALHDGDHFIGGKLYDAQGNEVPLQDEDDHAPRARTAGATSRDPAEATP from the coding sequence ATGACCTCCACCACCCAGCGCCCCGAGGACGAAAACCTCGGCCTCGGCTCCAATCTGCTCTACGGCCTGCAGCACGTACTGACCATGTACGGCGGCATCGTCGCGGTGCCCCTGATCGTCGGCCAGGCGGCCGGTCTGTCGCCTGCCGATATCGGCCTGCTGATCGCCGCCTCGCTTTTCGTCGGTGGCGCCGCCACTTTGCTGCAGACCATCGGCTTGCCGTTCTTCGGCTGTCAGTTACCGCTGGTGCAGGGCGTGTCGTTCGCCAGCGTCGCCACCATCGTGGCGATAGTCGGCGCCAATGGCGGTGAGGGCGGGCTGCCGGTGGTATTCGGCGCGGTGATAGGCGCAGCGGCGATCGGGCTGCTGATCACGCCGATCTTTTCCAAGATCACCAAGTTCTTCCCACCGCTGGTGACCGGCATCGTCATCACCACCATCGGCCTGACGCTGATGCCTGTAGCCGCGCGCTGGGCCATGGGCGGCAACAGCAGTGCAGCTGACTTCGGCAGCATGGCCAACATCGGCCTGGCCGCCTTCACCCTGACCACCGTGCTGCTGCTGAGCAAGGTCGGCAGCGCCACCATCTCGCGCCTGTCGATCCTGCTGGCCATGGTGATCGGCACCCTGGTGGCGGTGGCATTCGGCATGGCCGATTTTTCCAAGGTCAGCGAAGGGCCGCTGCTGGCCTTCCCGGCACCGCTACATTTCGGTATGCCGGTATTCGAGGTGGCAGCGATCATCTCGATGCTGATCGTGGTGATGGTGATCCTGGTGGAAACCTCGGCCGACATCCTCGCCGTCGGCGACATCATCGACACCAAGGTCGACTCCAGACGCCTCGGTAACGGTTTGCGCGCGGACATGATCGCCAGTGTCGTTGCGCCGCTATTCGGCTCCTTCACCCAGAGCGCCTTCGCCCAGAACGTCGGCCTGGTTGCCGTGACTGGCGTGAAGAGCCGCTACGTGGTCGCCACCGGCGGGCTGATTCTGGTCACCCTGGGCTTGCTGCCGATCATGGGCCGAGTGATCGCCGCGGTGCCGACCTCGGTGCTTGGTGGTGCCGGCATCGTGCTGTTCGGCACCGTCGCCGCCAGCGGCATCCGCACCCTGGCCAAGGTCGACTACCGCAACAACATGAACCTGGTGATCGTCGCTACTTCCATCGGCTTCGGCATGATCCCCATCGCCATGCCCAGCTTCTACCATCACTTCCCGGCCTGGTTCGAAACCATTTTCCACTCCGGCATCAGCTCGGCGGCGATCATGGCGATCCTGCTCAACCTGCTGTTCAACCATTTCACCGCCGGCAACTCGGATCAGCAGTCGGTATTCGTCGCCGGCACCGAGCGCAGCCTGCGCTACCGCGACATCGCCGCCCTGCACGATGGCGACCACTTCATCGGCGGCAAGCTGTACGACGCTCAGGGCAATGAGGTGCCGTTGCAGGACGAGGACGATCACGCACCACGGGCACGAACCGCTGGAGCAACCAGCAGGGACCCGGCCGAGGCAACACCCTAG
- a CDS encoding MarC family protein, translating to MDIFSIAVLIFLVTDPFGNIAIYIAALKNVEPRRRLWIAARELLFALGLLLLFLTFGDKFLTSLGLSREATAIAGAIILFVIAMRLIFPSPQGLLGDVPDGEPMLVPLATPAVAGPSALAVLMTLRNTHTGPLWELYLAVILAWAATAFILLQASFLQRFLGNRGLMAVERLMGMLLIMLSVDMLLDNLQSVFGHA from the coding sequence ATGGACATCTTCAGCATCGCCGTGCTGATCTTTTTGGTCACCGACCCTTTCGGCAATATCGCCATCTACATTGCCGCGCTGAAGAACGTCGAGCCGCGCAGACGGTTGTGGATCGCCGCGCGCGAACTGCTGTTCGCGCTTGGCCTGTTGCTGCTGTTCCTCACCTTTGGTGACAAATTCCTCACCAGCCTCGGGCTGTCACGCGAGGCAACCGCGATTGCCGGCGCTATCATCCTGTTCGTCATCGCCATGCGCCTGATCTTCCCCAGCCCGCAGGGCCTGCTCGGCGACGTGCCGGATGGCGAGCCGATGCTGGTGCCGTTGGCTACGCCGGCGGTCGCCGGACCTTCAGCGCTTGCGGTGCTGATGACCCTGCGCAACACCCACACGGGGCCGCTCTGGGAGCTCTACCTGGCGGTCATCCTGGCCTGGGCGGCGACGGCATTCATTCTGTTGCAGGCTTCGTTCCTGCAGCGTTTTCTTGGTAATCGCGGGTTGATGGCGGTAGAACGATTGATGGGCATGCTGTTGATCATGCTCAGCGTCGACATGCTGCTGGACAACCTGCAAAGCGTATTCGGTCACGCATGA
- a CDS encoding N-acetylmuramoyl-L-alanine amidase, translated as MKSLCLALVLVLLAGCTGGLRIDDSHTAIGQNSRVQYVVLHYTSADLQRSLDLLTQTEVSSHYLIGDAPPTVYRLVDENRRAWHVGVSEWKGRTWLNSTTIGIELVNQGYYQTPAGRYWQPFAPQQIDTLIVLLKDIVKRHQLPLGSIIAHSDVAPQRKVDPGPLFPWKRLADEGLAPWPNEDAVARQQALFITSLPSVQWFQEQLAQNGYTVPQHGELDEATRNVIAAFQMKYRPANYDGQPDAETAARLLVLNLQAAG; from the coding sequence ATGAAGTCTCTTTGCCTTGCCCTAGTTCTTGTTCTGCTTGCCGGTTGCACCGGTGGTCTACGTATCGATGACAGCCACACCGCGATCGGTCAGAACAGCCGTGTGCAATACGTCGTGCTGCACTACACCTCTGCTGACCTGCAACGCTCGCTCGATCTGCTGACGCAGACCGAGGTGAGCAGCCACTACCTGATCGGTGATGCACCGCCGACCGTCTACCGCCTGGTGGACGAGAACCGTCGCGCCTGGCACGTCGGTGTCAGCGAATGGAAGGGGCGCACCTGGCTCAACAGCACCACGATCGGCATCGAGCTGGTCAACCAGGGCTACTACCAGACGCCGGCGGGGCGCTACTGGCAACCTTTCGCGCCGCAGCAGATTGATACCCTGATCGTGCTGCTCAAGGACATCGTCAAGCGTCACCAGCTACCGCTGGGCTCGATCATCGCGCACAGCGATGTGGCGCCGCAGCGCAAGGTCGATCCGGGCCCGCTGTTCCCCTGGAAGCGTCTGGCCGACGAGGGCCTGGCGCCCTGGCCGAACGAGGACGCCGTGGCGCGCCAACAGGCGCTGTTCATCACCAGCCTGCCCAGCGTGCAGTGGTTCCAGGAGCAGTTGGCGCAAAACGGCTACACGGTGCCGCAGCACGGTGAGCTGGATGAGGCGACGCGCAATGTCATTGCTGCCTTCCAGATGAAGTATCGCCCGGCCAACTACGACGGCCAGCCGGACGCCGAAACTGCAGCGCGGTTGCTGGTGCTCAATCTGCAGGCGGCAGGATAG
- a CDS encoding DUF1330 domain-containing protein, producing MPSINPNREDLLAFAERMPSDTPILMLNLLRFNSQAAYGADSPHAPCSGREAYARYSRTALKKVKGVGGEVQVMADVHLALIAPKQEQWDLLLLVRYPSSAAFLSMLADPEYQAATVHRSAALADSRLIGTTPS from the coding sequence ATGCCCAGCATCAACCCCAACCGCGAGGATTTGCTGGCGTTCGCCGAGCGCATGCCCAGTGATACACCGATCCTGATGCTCAATCTGCTGCGTTTCAACAGCCAAGCTGCGTATGGCGCAGACAGTCCCCATGCGCCCTGCAGCGGGCGCGAAGCCTATGCGCGCTACAGCCGCACCGCGCTGAAAAAGGTCAAGGGGGTGGGTGGTGAGGTGCAGGTGATGGCAGACGTCCACCTGGCTTTGATCGCACCGAAGCAAGAGCAGTGGGATCTGCTTCTGCTGGTGCGCTATCCCTCGTCAGCAGCCTTTTTGAGCATGCTCGCGGACCCCGAATACCAGGCCGCCACCGTTCATCGCAGCGCAGCGCTGGCCGACTCTCGGCTGATCGGCACCACGCCTAGCTGA
- a CDS encoding DUF3313 domain-containing protein, with protein MRYANPLCLALLTALLLSGCASQTTKPTQFSGYLADYSQLQPATSATGAPVLRWISPQFSSERYTAVYVEKPTFYPEPVPSDQVSAQTLESVRDYLHQALIRELQGRMTVVNEPTMDSLVLRSAITGVTVSTEGLKAYEVIPVALVLAAATTAAGTRDRDSAIFIELEGLDARTSEPVLRVVRKGHGLTLENSSTQLTLEDLKPVLDVWARDARDFQPGPR; from the coding sequence ATGCGTTACGCCAACCCGCTTTGTCTGGCTCTACTCACTGCTCTGCTGCTCAGCGGCTGCGCCAGCCAGACCACCAAACCCACACAGTTCTCCGGCTACCTCGCCGACTACTCCCAGCTCCAACCAGCCACTTCAGCCACTGGCGCACCGGTGCTGCGCTGGATTTCGCCGCAGTTCAGCAGCGAGCGCTACACGGCGGTGTATGTGGAGAAGCCGACCTTCTATCCAGAGCCAGTTCCCAGCGATCAGGTCAGCGCGCAGACACTGGAAAGTGTCCGTGATTATCTGCATCAGGCGTTGATCCGTGAGTTACAGGGACGCATGACGGTGGTCAACGAACCGACCATGGACAGCCTGGTGCTGCGCAGCGCGATCACTGGCGTGACGGTTTCCACCGAAGGGCTCAAGGCCTATGAGGTGATTCCTGTCGCCCTGGTGCTGGCAGCAGCGACCACAGCCGCAGGCACCCGTGACCGCGACAGCGCCATCTTCATCGAACTGGAGGGCCTCGATGCCCGCACCAGCGAACCGGTGCTGCGTGTGGTGCGCAAGGGGCACGGCCTGACGCTGGAGAACAGCAGCACGCAACTGACCCTGGAAGATCTCAAACCGGTGCTGGATGTCTGGGCGCGTGATGCACGTGATTTCCAACCTGGCCCACGCTGA
- a CDS encoding response regulator — protein MTEIDCASAKTILLVEDDDVVRQLTAEVLGEFGYRVLALRDGHSALERLRSEQHFDLLMSDIGLPGMDGRELVEAARQLRPTLPVLFASGYYERELLEEVRARDSAAPTESIVKPYDFKLLAQRLSELAG, from the coding sequence ATGACCGAAATCGACTGCGCCAGTGCCAAGACCATCCTGCTGGTCGAGGATGACGATGTCGTACGCCAACTCACCGCTGAAGTACTCGGGGAGTTCGGCTATCGCGTCCTTGCCCTGCGCGACGGGCACAGCGCCCTGGAGCGGCTGCGTAGCGAGCAGCACTTCGATCTGCTGATGAGCGACATCGGCCTGCCCGGGATGGACGGACGCGAACTGGTGGAAGCCGCGCGCCAGTTGCGACCGACCCTGCCGGTGCTGTTCGCCAGCGGCTATTACGAACGCGAACTGCTCGAAGAAGTGCGCGCCCGCGACAGCGCGGCGCCCACCGAAAGCATCGTAAAACCCTATGACTTCAAGCTTCTTGCTCAACGATTGAGCGAACTGGCGGGCTGA
- a CDS encoding response regulator, translating into MSNESAMDEKGFRRILNRNVGLPLGLGLVGALFFALLIGYLLNVIRWVEHTDQVLNRASEVYKLTLDLETGMRGFLLSGEEDYLAPYEQARGKYRPLTEQLIDMVGDNPPQVQRLERLLALQEQWDLFAQEVIGSRRDGGNYLAEVGRGRGKNLTDGMRRELDTFINSERELRRQRNAEVSSSTTWGAGIYLVVSILFSALLALFGRRELMNLSQTYSQAMAKQSDYADEQRRRAWLGGGQTLLSERLLGQLQVQELADRSLEFLAEYLDCVVAALYLRDAQTGDLTRVAGYGFSEDVRLKEHFYRGEGLIGQAARGRRLVCLDDLPADYIKVASSLGEGQPVSVALLPLQSEDRVNGVVELAFMRVLEPREREFLEAIASNVGMALEAARYRQRLQEVLGQTQQLNEELQTQQEELRAANEELEQQARVLKESQAHLETQQAELEQTNEKLSEQAQTLADQRDELDQRNTTLGRIQAQLEERAEELQRASRYKSEFLANMSHELRTPLNSSLILAKLLAENGNGNLNDEQVKFAESIYSAGNDLLNLINDILDIAKVEAGKLEIRPERTPLASLLEGLRDVFVPLAGERSLSFEIEQQGELPQVLFTDRQRAEQILRNLLSNAFKFTDRGGVTLSVSRQDDQYLAFAVRDTGIGIAADQQQAIFEAFRQADGTTNRRYGGTGLGLSISRDLAGLLGGSITVSSVPGEGSTFTLLLPERLVEGAAPSQPIAAPRVVAEPPLPVAAAAAAPAMPRAPAPFADDREHLDERGGRRVLVVEDEVRFARILFDLAHELGYACLVATCADEGLELARQYRPDAILLDMRLPDGSGLGVLQRLKDDPQTRHIPVHVVSVEDQSEAALHLGAVGYALKPTSRDQLKDVFGRLEAKLNQQVKRVLLVEDDPLQRDSVARLISDEDIEITAVALAGDALEKLRDTVFDCMIIDLKLPDMQGNELLRRMAEEDICSFPPVIVYTGRNLTRDEEAELLKYSRSIIIKGARSPERLLDEVTLFLHKVEAELSSEHQRMLKTARSRDKLFEGRRLLLVDDDVRNIFALSSALEQKGATVEVARNGFEALDKLREREDIDLVLMDVMMPEMDGYEATRQIRLEDRWKNLPIIAVTAKAMKDDQERCREVGANDYLAKPIDLDRLFSLIRVWMPKLERL; encoded by the coding sequence ATGTCGAATGAGTCCGCAATGGACGAAAAAGGGTTTCGCCGGATTCTCAACCGTAACGTCGGGCTGCCGCTCGGCCTGGGGCTGGTCGGCGCGCTGTTCTTCGCGCTGTTGATCGGCTACCTGCTCAATGTGATCCGCTGGGTCGAGCACACCGACCAGGTGCTCAATAGAGCCAGCGAGGTGTACAAGCTGACCCTGGACCTGGAAACCGGCATGCGCGGCTTCCTGCTCAGCGGCGAGGAAGACTACCTCGCGCCCTACGAGCAGGCGCGCGGCAAGTATCGTCCGCTGACCGAGCAGCTCATCGACATGGTCGGCGACAACCCGCCACAGGTGCAGCGGCTCGAACGCCTGCTGGCGTTGCAGGAGCAGTGGGATCTGTTCGCCCAGGAGGTCATAGGCAGCCGCCGTGACGGCGGCAATTACCTGGCCGAGGTTGGGCGCGGGCGCGGCAAGAACCTCACCGACGGCATGCGCCGTGAGCTCGACACCTTCATCAACAGCGAACGCGAGCTGCGGCGGCAGCGCAATGCCGAGGTCAGCAGCAGCACGACTTGGGGGGCCGGCATCTATCTGGTGGTCAGCATCCTGTTCAGCGCCCTGTTGGCGCTGTTCGGTCGCCGTGAGCTGATGAACCTTTCGCAGACCTATTCTCAGGCGATGGCCAAGCAGTCCGATTACGCCGATGAGCAGCGTCGCCGCGCCTGGCTGGGCGGCGGCCAGACCCTGCTGTCCGAGCGTCTACTCGGCCAGCTGCAGGTGCAGGAATTGGCCGACCGCTCCCTTGAGTTTCTCGCCGAATATCTCGATTGCGTGGTCGCCGCCCTGTATCTGCGCGATGCTCAGACTGGCGATCTCACCCGCGTTGCGGGTTATGGCTTCAGCGAGGACGTCAGACTCAAGGAGCATTTCTACCGCGGTGAGGGCCTGATCGGACAGGCTGCTCGCGGCCGTCGTCTGGTCTGCCTGGATGACCTGCCGGCGGATTACATCAAGGTCGCCTCGAGTCTCGGCGAAGGCCAGCCAGTGAGCGTTGCCCTGCTGCCGCTGCAGTCCGAAGATCGCGTCAACGGTGTGGTCGAATTGGCCTTCATGCGTGTACTGGAGCCGCGTGAGCGCGAGTTCCTCGAGGCCATCGCCAGCAATGTCGGGATGGCACTTGAAGCGGCGCGCTATCGCCAGCGTCTGCAAGAGGTGCTCGGCCAGACTCAGCAACTCAACGAGGAACTGCAGACCCAGCAGGAAGAGCTGCGTGCCGCCAACGAGGAGCTGGAGCAGCAGGCGCGCGTGCTCAAGGAGTCTCAGGCGCACCTGGAAACCCAGCAGGCCGAGCTGGAGCAGACCAACGAGAAGCTCTCCGAGCAGGCGCAGACACTGGCCGACCAGCGCGACGAGCTGGACCAGCGCAACACCACCCTCGGCCGTATTCAGGCGCAGCTGGAAGAGCGTGCCGAGGAGCTGCAGCGCGCCAGCCGCTACAAATCCGAGTTCCTTGCCAACATGAGCCACGAGCTGCGCACGCCGCTCAACAGCTCGCTGATCCTGGCCAAGCTGCTGGCGGAAAACGGCAACGGCAACCTCAACGACGAACAGGTCAAGTTCGCCGAGTCGATCTACTCGGCCGGCAACGATCTGCTCAACCTGATCAACGACATTCTCGACATCGCCAAGGTCGAGGCCGGCAAGCTCGAGATACGCCCCGAGCGCACGCCGCTGGCCAGCCTGCTCGAAGGCTTGCGTGATGTGTTCGTACCGCTGGCGGGCGAGCGCAGCCTGAGTTTCGAGATCGAACAGCAGGGCGAGCTGCCGCAGGTGCTGTTCACTGACCGCCAGCGCGCCGAGCAGATCCTGCGCAACCTGTTGTCCAACGCCTTCAAGTTCACTGACCGCGGCGGCGTGACCCTCAGCGTGTCGCGGCAGGATGACCAGTACCTGGCCTTCGCCGTGCGCGATACCGGCATTGGTATCGCCGCAGATCAGCAGCAGGCGATCTTCGAGGCCTTCCGCCAGGCCGATGGCACCACCAATCGTCGTTATGGCGGTACCGGCCTGGGGTTGTCCATCTCGCGTGACCTGGCCGGCTTGCTCGGTGGCTCGATCACGGTCAGCAGCGTGCCGGGCGAGGGCAGTACCTTCACCCTGCTGCTGCCCGAGCGCCTGGTCGAGGGCGCTGCTCCCAGTCAGCCGATTGCCGCGCCTCGGGTGGTGGCTGAGCCGCCACTGCCGGTCGCCGCTGCCGCTGCCGCCCCGGCGATGCCGCGAGCGCCAGCGCCTTTCGCCGATGACCGCGAGCACCTCGACGAGCGTGGCGGCCGCCGCGTGCTGGTGGTCGAGGACGAAGTGCGCTTCGCGCGCATCCTCTTCGATCTGGCTCACGAGCTGGGCTACGCCTGTCTGGTGGCTACCTGCGCCGATGAAGGCCTGGAACTGGCGCGGCAGTACCGCCCGGATGCCATCCTGCTCGACATGCGCCTGCCCGACGGCTCAGGCCTCGGTGTGCTGCAGCGGCTGAAGGACGACCCGCAGACCCGTCACATCCCGGTGCATGTGGTCTCGGTGGAGGATCAGAGCGAGGCCGCGCTGCACCTGGGGGCGGTTGGCTATGCGCTCAAGCCCACCAGCCGCGATCAGCTCAAGGACGTCTTCGGCAGGCTCGAGGCCAAGCTCAATCAGCAGGTCAAGCGCGTACTGCTGGTCGAGGATGACCCGCTGCAACGCGACAGCGTTGCCCGCCTGATCAGCGACGAAGACATCGAGATCACCGCCGTCGCACTGGCTGGCGATGCGCTGGAGAAGCTGCGCGACACGGTGTTCGACTGCATGATCATCGACCTCAAGCTGCCCGACATGCAGGGCAACGAGCTGCTGCGGCGCATGGCCGAGGAGGACATCTGCTCCTTCCCGCCGGTGATCGTCTACACCGGGCGCAACCTGACCCGCGACGAGGAAGCCGAGCTGCTCAAGTACTCGCGCTCGATCATCATCAAGGGTGCGCGTTCGCCGGAGCGTTTGCTGGATGAGGTCACCCTGTTCCTGCACAAGGTCGAGGCCGAGCTGTCCAGCGAGCACCAGCGCATGCTCAAGACCGCGCGCAGCCGCGACAAGCTGTTCGAGGGCCGGCGCCTGCTGCTGGTCGACGATGACGTGCGCAACATCTTCGCCCTGTCCAGCGCGCTGGAGCAGAAGGGCGCCACGGTCGAAGTCGCGCGCAACGGTTTCGAAGCACTGGACAAGCTGCGCGAGCGCGAAGACATCGACCTGGTGTTGATGGATGTGATGATGCCGGAGATGGACGGCTACGAAGCCACCCGGCAGATTCGTCTGGAAGACCGCTGGAAGAACCTGCCGATCATTGCGGTGACGGCCAAGGCGATGAAGGATGACCAGGAGCGCTGCCGCGAGGTCGGTGCCAACGATTACCTGGCCAAACCCATCGACCTGGATCGTTTGTTCTCCCTGATCCGCGTGTGGATGCCCAAGCTGGAGCGTCTGTGA
- a CDS encoding protein-glutamate O-methyltransferase CheR translates to MPDEIELRLLIEAIYLRYSYDFRDYSKASLKRRVRQAQTQLDCPTISALQARILHEPQAFMQLLQYLTIPVSEMFRDPEYFLALREQVVPLLHTYPSLKVWVAGCSTGEEVYSLAILLHEEGLLERTMIYATDINPHSLEKAEQGIFALDNLRTYTQNYQLSGGKRAFSDYYSAAYDRVLFDKSLRANVTFADHSLATDSVFAETHLVSCRNVLIYFNRDLQDRALGLFHDSLCHRGFLGLGSKESLDFSAYARQFEAVSRPERIFRKR, encoded by the coding sequence ATGCCTGACGAAATCGAGCTGCGCCTGCTGATCGAGGCGATCTACCTGCGCTACAGCTACGACTTTCGCGACTACTCGAAAGCCTCGCTCAAGCGCCGTGTGCGCCAGGCGCAGACTCAGCTGGATTGCCCGACCATCTCGGCGTTGCAGGCGCGTATCCTGCACGAGCCGCAGGCGTTCATGCAGCTGCTGCAGTACCTCACCATCCCGGTCAGCGAGATGTTCCGCGACCCCGAATACTTCCTCGCCCTGCGCGAGCAGGTGGTGCCGCTGCTGCACACCTATCCCTCGCTGAAGGTCTGGGTGGCTGGCTGCAGCACGGGCGAGGAGGTGTATTCCCTGGCTATTCTGCTGCACGAGGAAGGCCTGCTGGAACGCACCATGATCTACGCCACCGACATCAATCCGCACTCGCTGGAGAAGGCCGAGCAGGGCATCTTCGCCCTCGACAACCTGCGCACCTACACCCAGAACTACCAGCTGTCCGGCGGCAAGCGGGCGTTCTCCGACTACTACTCGGCGGCCTACGATCGGGTGCTGTTCGACAAGTCGCTGCGTGCCAACGTGACCTTCGCCGATCACAGCCTGGCCACCGACAGCGTGTTCGCCGAAACCCATCTGGTGTCGTGCCGTAACGTGCTGATCTATTTCAACCGCGACCTGCAGGACCGTGCACTGGGCCTGTTCCACGACTCCCTTTGCCACCGCGGTTTTCTCGGTCTGGGCAGCAAGGAAAGTCTGGATTTCTCTGCCTATGCCCGGCAGTTCGAAGCGGTGTCGCGGCCCGAGCGGATTTTCCGCAAGCGATGA
- a CDS encoding chemotaxis protein CheB has protein sequence MSCQRINLRGQVRAPLQALLIGASAGGVEALLSLLEDLPPDYRLPVVCLLHQPDRSDSLLADLLQRRLKLPAKEAEDKEYLSGGVVYVAPAGYHLSIETDRSFSLSREEPRHFSRPSIDILFESAADAYGEQLAAALLTGANEDGAAGLLAIKQAGGLTLVQEPADAQVPTMPNAALALLKPDFLLSINAMRLLLAELDALPC, from the coding sequence ATGAGCTGCCAACGGATCAACCTCCGCGGCCAGGTGCGGGCGCCGCTGCAGGCCCTGCTGATTGGCGCCTCGGCCGGTGGTGTCGAGGCGCTGTTGAGCCTGCTCGAAGACCTGCCGCCGGACTACCGGCTGCCGGTGGTCTGCCTGCTGCATCAGCCGGATCGCAGCGACAGTCTGCTCGCCGATCTGCTGCAGCGCCGCCTGAAGCTGCCCGCCAAGGAAGCCGAGGACAAGGAGTACCTGAGTGGCGGCGTGGTCTACGTGGCGCCCGCCGGTTACCACCTGTCCATCGAAACCGATCGTAGCTTCTCCCTCAGTCGTGAGGAGCCGCGGCATTTCTCCCGGCCGTCGATCGATATTCTTTTCGAGTCCGCTGCCGATGCCTATGGCGAGCAGCTGGCTGCCGCGCTGCTCACCGGCGCCAATGAGGATGGCGCGGCCGGTCTGCTGGCGATCAAGCAGGCTGGCGGTCTGACTCTGGTGCAGGAGCCTGCCGACGCGCAGGTGCCCACCATGCCGAATGCCGCGCTGGCCCTGCTGAAACCGGATTTTCTCCTGTCTATCAATGCCATGCGCCTGCTGCTGGCCGAACTGGATGCCCTGCCATGCTGA
- a CDS encoding hybrid sensor histidine kinase/response regulator, protein MLRKIEAKVLIVDDLPENLLALRSLIQSEDRTVFQASSADEALSLLLEHEFALAILDVKMPGMNGFELAELMRGTEKTKHIPIIFVSAVGRDMDYAFRGYESGAVDFLHKPLSPFEVRSKVAMFVELYRHRKALSMQLEVVEAARREQEALLAELRETQGELQKAVQMRDVFMSIASHELRTPLNGLILDVQLRRLRLEQGRMDAFSPEKLQEMVSRDERQIRSLSRLIDDMLDVSRIRTGKLSVRPEPGDLGVLAGNVVESLAAQFTNTGSHIELHVEGPAPVMMDEFRIEQVLANLLTNALRYGDGKPVSVRVRVVDDMARAEVRDQGLGISEADQRRVFEQFERVSGTSVAQGLGLGLFISEQIVQAHDGRIELSSRLGEGSCFSILLPLRS, encoded by the coding sequence ATGCTGAGGAAGATTGAAGCCAAGGTATTGATCGTCGACGACCTGCCGGAAAACCTGCTGGCGTTGCGTTCGTTGATCCAGAGCGAGGACCGCACCGTGTTCCAGGCCAGCAGCGCCGACGAGGCGCTGTCGCTGCTGCTCGAGCACGAGTTCGCCCTGGCCATTCTCGACGTCAAGATGCCGGGCATGAACGGCTTCGAACTGGCCGAGCTGATGCGCGGCACGGAGAAGACCAAGCATATCCCGATCATCTTCGTCAGCGCGGTCGGCCGCGACATGGACTACGCCTTCCGCGGCTACGAGAGCGGCGCGGTGGATTTCCTGCACAAGCCGCTGTCGCCCTTCGAGGTGCGCAGCAAGGTGGCGATGTTCGTCGAGCTGTACCGCCATCGCAAGGCGTTGAGCATGCAGCTGGAGGTGGTCGAGGCGGCGCGTCGTGAGCAGGAGGCACTGCTCGCCGAGCTGCGCGAGACTCAGGGCGAGTTGCAGAAAGCGGTGCAGATGCGCGACGTGTTCATGTCCATCGCCTCGCACGAGCTGCGCACGCCACTCAACGGTTTGATCCTCGACGTGCAACTGCGCCGGCTGCGCCTGGAGCAGGGGCGCATGGATGCCTTCAGCCCGGAAAAGCTGCAGGAGATGGTCAGCCGCGACGAGCGGCAGATCCGCAGCCTGAGCCGCCTGATCGACGACATGCTGGATGTTTCGCGCATTCGCACCGGCAAGCTTTCCGTGCGTCCAGAACCCGGCGACCTCGGCGTGCTGGCTGGCAACGTGGTGGAGAGCCTGGCCGCGCAGTTCACCAATACCGGTAGCCATATCGAGTTGCACGTCGAGGGTCCGGCGCCGGTGATGATGGACGAGTTCCGCATCGAGCAGGTGTTGGCCAACCTGCTGACCAATGCCCTGCGCTACGGTGATGGTAAACCCGTGTCGGTGCGTGTGCGGGTGGTGGACGATATGGCCCGCGCCGAGGTGCGTGACCAGGGCCTGGGCATCTCCGAGGCCGATCAGCGGCGGGTATTCGAGCAGTTCGAGCGCGTCTCCGGAACCAGCGTCGCGCAGGGGCTTGGGCTCGGCTTGTTCATCAGCGAGCAGATCGTCCAGGCCCATGACGGTCGCATCGAGCTCAGCAGTCGCCTCGGCGAAGGCTCCTGTTTCAGCATCCTGCTGCCACTACGCAGCTGA
- a CDS encoding PA3371 family protein, with amino-acid sequence MSRSAVLLLIMTLSSLAVLWLSPALNEGIALLLKGGSVVFGAGFLVALMAGRRIKFDPVLR; translated from the coding sequence ATGTCCAGAAGTGCCGTCCTGTTGTTGATCATGACCCTGTCGAGCCTGGCCGTGTTGTGGCTGAGCCCCGCTCTGAACGAGGGTATCGCCCTGCTGCTCAAGGGTGGCAGCGTCGTCTTTGGTGCGGGCTTTCTGGTCGCGTTGATGGCCGGGCGCCGGATCAAGTTCGATCCGGTGCTGCGCTGA